In Actinomycetota bacterium, the following proteins share a genomic window:
- a CDS encoding CpsD/CapB family tyrosine-protein kinase: protein MAESTSRNSKTRGLVVPVEPSAEPFRTLRVALELVPDSRRGNLMLFTSAGPGEGKSTVAANYALVSAVNDRRVLLVDADMRSPTQHDIFGIPRSPGLTEVILSRRELHALTQPIQGIPGLHVLTAGMPAPRAGDIASSSAVRDLLTKASGEYDIVAIDTPPMLVGSDAAHIAAHPDVNVVFVVTKKQGTRRVDRAVAKLHLVGANILGFVVNREGSLSEYGYG from the coding sequence ATGGCCGAGTCGACCTCACGGAACTCGAAGACCCGCGGACTGGTCGTGCCGGTCGAGCCGTCGGCCGAACCCTTCCGCACGCTTCGCGTCGCGCTCGAACTCGTCCCCGACTCCCGCCGAGGCAACCTCATGCTCTTCACCAGCGCCGGGCCCGGCGAGGGCAAGTCGACGGTGGCCGCAAACTATGCTCTCGTTTCGGCGGTCAACGACCGCCGCGTGCTACTCGTTGACGCCGACATGCGGAGCCCTACGCAGCACGACATTTTCGGCATCCCGCGCTCCCCAGGCCTCACCGAGGTGATCCTCTCCCGGCGCGAGCTCCACGCACTGACGCAGCCGATCCAGGGTATTCCAGGGTTACACGTTCTCACCGCGGGTATGCCCGCTCCAAGAGCTGGGGACATCGCGAGCTCGAGTGCGGTACGCGACCTGCTCACGAAGGCGAGCGGGGAGTACGACATCGTCGCCATCGACACGCCTCCGATGCTCGTCGGCTCGGATGCAGCGCACATCGCCGCCCACCCCGACGTCAACGTGGTCTTCGTCGTCACGAAGAAACAGGGGACAAGGCGTGTGGATCGTGCCGTTGCGAAGCTTCACCTGGTGGGCGCGAACATCCTCGGGTTCGTCGTCAATCGCGAAGGTAGTCTGTCCGAGTACGGCTACGGCTAA
- a CDS encoding GNVR domain-containing protein: AVANATTEALRKFITETGTLRDQIVVVDRATAPSAPVLPRTTLTVAIAIMLALLFNAALALAREFFADRLPEVDAWEERFGRPVLATVPSLNLKGHSTVLASVPKPAESTVTVMSTEAMAGPTRWSIAAPEAGRSGE, encoded by the coding sequence CGCGGTCGCGAACGCGACGACCGAAGCGCTCAGAAAGTTCATCACCGAGACCGGAACGCTCCGTGACCAGATCGTCGTCGTCGACCGCGCCACTGCTCCGAGCGCTCCGGTGCTACCGAGGACGACGCTGACCGTCGCAATTGCCATCATGCTCGCACTTCTCTTCAACGCCGCGCTCGCGCTGGCGCGCGAATTCTTCGCCGATCGCCTACCAGAGGTCGACGCGTGGGAGGAGAGATTCGGGCGACCGGTGCTCGCGACGGTGCCGTCCTTGAACTTGAAGGGACATTCGACCGTGCTCGCATCCGTACCCAAGCCTGCGGAGAGCACAGTGACGGTGATGTCAACCGAGGCGATGGCCGGTCCGACGCGTTGGTCGATCGCTGCACCCGAGGCTGGGCGTAGTGGCGAATAG
- a CDS encoding Wzz/FepE/Etk N-terminal domain-containing protein — MPAGEVYGALWRHRVMIVLLTAIAAVTAFAWTRTQPMIYEADALVRIQQRATSAGDAFGSVGSLELGQRLAQTYARIVETRSMTDRVGRALAGTIPQEDISISASPVGDVELLQVSARSENPRNAAVG, encoded by the coding sequence ATGCCCGCTGGGGAGGTGTACGGGGCGCTCTGGCGTCATCGCGTCATGATCGTGCTGCTCACGGCGATCGCGGCCGTCACCGCGTTCGCTTGGACGCGCACGCAGCCGATGATCTACGAGGCCGACGCGCTCGTGCGCATCCAACAGCGCGCGACGAGCGCGGGAGACGCATTCGGGTCGGTCGGCTCGCTCGAGCTGGGACAGCGGCTCGCCCAGACATACGCCAGAATCGTCGAGACCCGCTCGATGACGGACCGGGTCGGCCGTGCGCTCGCCGGCACGATCCCTCAAGAGGACATCTCGATCTCAGCGAGCCCCGTAGGCGACGTCGAGCTTCTGCAGGTATCGGCACGGAGCGAGAATCCACGCAATGCCGCCGTGGGGG
- a CDS encoding glycosyltransferase family 4 protein codes for MKILVATDQWSPDVVGGSARVAADSARALVRRGHELLVLAPAQAGLPAVEEDDGLVVRRAFRRGPFPQTLADPVLTRHHARALREHSFDLLVAHQATNAVGLAAARFDVPLVLVFHASPTLELRFLRGRVTGLSRLAAYALDPALVTLERLAFRQATGVLVLSHFSEQLVRRRHPSAAVRVVGGGVDDAFFAESPDLRECRTRLGIPDGVLLFTARRLEPRMGVDILIEALARIDDDSVVLAVAGSGSSRGDLDRRVHELGLRNRVRLLGQVSEDDLRSLYRAADLFVLPTVAYEGFGMSTVEALAAGTPALGTAVGATPEILGDLGAEFIVPRAEPAALAAAIRQVLPELGPELRARARRLAEKRFRWRDVICAWEQALLDFRKG; via the coding sequence GTGAAGATCCTCGTCGCGACAGACCAGTGGTCACCCGACGTCGTTGGAGGCTCCGCGCGGGTCGCTGCCGACAGCGCGCGAGCGCTCGTTCGGCGGGGTCACGAGCTCCTCGTGCTCGCTCCCGCCCAGGCTGGGTTGCCCGCGGTGGAGGAGGACGACGGCCTCGTTGTGCGAAGAGCCTTCCGGCGAGGCCCTTTTCCGCAGACACTTGCGGACCCGGTTCTTACGAGGCATCACGCCCGAGCGTTGCGTGAGCACTCGTTCGACCTCCTCGTGGCCCATCAGGCGACGAACGCCGTCGGGCTCGCTGCCGCCCGCTTCGATGTCCCGCTCGTACTCGTCTTCCACGCCTCGCCTACCCTCGAGCTGCGTTTCCTGCGCGGGCGAGTGACCGGTCTCTCGCGCCTCGCCGCGTACGCACTCGACCCCGCGCTCGTGACACTCGAGCGCCTGGCATTTCGGCAGGCCACCGGCGTGCTCGTGCTCAGCCACTTCAGCGAGCAGCTCGTACGCCGGCGACACCCGAGTGCCGCCGTTCGCGTCGTCGGCGGCGGCGTCGACGACGCGTTCTTCGCCGAGTCACCCGACCTCCGGGAATGCCGTACGCGACTCGGGATTCCGGACGGTGTGCTCCTGTTCACGGCGCGTCGGCTCGAGCCCCGGATGGGCGTCGACATCCTGATCGAGGCGCTGGCGCGCATCGACGACGACAGCGTCGTCCTCGCCGTCGCAGGAAGCGGATCCTCGCGCGGCGATCTCGATCGGAGAGTGCACGAGCTCGGTCTACGCAACCGCGTCCGGCTGCTCGGCCAGGTGTCGGAGGACGATCTTCGGAGTCTCTACCGGGCCGCCGACCTCTTTGTCCTTCCAACGGTTGCGTATGAGGGATTCGGGATGTCGACGGTGGAGGCGCTCGCCGCCGGCACCCCTGCGCTCGGCACCGCTGTGGGGGCAACGCCCGAGATCCTCGGCGACCTCGGAGCGGAGTTCATCGTGCCGCGAGCGGAGCCCGCCGCCCTTGCAGCGGCGATTCGGCAAGTCCTGCCGGAGTTGGGCCCGGAGCTGCGCGCCCGCGCGCGTCGACTGGCCGAGAAGCGATTCCGTTGGCGGGACGTCATCTGCGCCTGGGAGCAGGCGCTTCTGGACTTTCGCAAGGGTTGA
- a CDS encoding glycosyltransferase encodes MSRLVLRRASRRLPVPRVTWLYDPRATWAIGAAGDAFGVYDCVDDYAEQASGRRNRALVATSDRDAAAAVRLVFTTTTALRERHLSTNPSTHLVGNAADFEHFAPAVDRALAAPSVEELRRPVLGFAGNIIAGKVDLALLAELADHDPKRTIVLTGPVEATLATELDDLTARTNVVWTGPVPYEELPGIVAAFDVGLIPYAANDYTRNVFPLKLFEYLAAGKPVVATGLPELKGLEPDVVVAHGLEGVETAVTSALALSDETDVARRQKLAAANTWETRTERLLSLIEDELRG; translated from the coding sequence GTGAGCCGCCTCGTTCTCCGGCGAGCGAGCCGTCGCCTGCCCGTTCCGCGCGTGACGTGGCTCTACGACCCACGCGCGACGTGGGCGATCGGGGCTGCGGGGGACGCCTTCGGCGTCTACGACTGTGTGGACGACTACGCAGAGCAGGCATCAGGCCGCCGGAACCGGGCGCTCGTCGCCACCTCCGATCGGGACGCGGCGGCAGCCGTGCGTCTCGTCTTCACGACGACCACGGCCCTGCGCGAGCGACACCTGTCCACGAACCCGAGCACGCATCTCGTCGGCAACGCCGCCGACTTCGAGCACTTCGCACCTGCTGTCGACCGGGCTCTCGCGGCCCCCAGCGTCGAGGAACTGCGACGACCTGTGCTCGGCTTCGCGGGGAACATCATTGCCGGGAAGGTCGACCTTGCCCTTCTCGCCGAGCTTGCGGACCACGATCCGAAGCGAACGATCGTTCTCACGGGGCCGGTGGAGGCGACACTCGCCACAGAGCTGGACGACCTGACGGCTCGCACGAACGTCGTCTGGACCGGTCCTGTGCCATACGAGGAGCTCCCTGGCATCGTCGCCGCCTTCGATGTCGGACTGATCCCGTACGCCGCGAACGACTACACGCGCAACGTCTTTCCGCTCAAGCTGTTCGAGTACCTTGCAGCGGGGAAGCCGGTCGTCGCGACGGGACTGCCTGAGCTTAAGGGGCTCGAGCCCGACGTCGTCGTCGCGCACGGTCTAGAAGGGGTCGAGACGGCGGTCACCTCGGCCCTGGCGCTATCGGATGAGACGGACGTCGCGCGGCGCCAAAAACTGGCGGCGGCCAATACCTGGGAGACCCGCACCGAGCGCCTGCTCTCGCTGATCGAGGACGAGCTTCGCGGGTGA